The sequence GTCAGGAAGCGGTTCATCAACTCGATGAGGCCTTGGGGATCGTGCTTGTAGCTCTCCGAGATCGTGGTGAAGCCGCGCACATCGGAGAACATGATGGTCATCTCGCGCTCCTCGCCGCCGAGCACGAGCTTCTCCGGCGACTGCACCAGCTGCTCGACCAGCACCGGCGACATGTATTGCGCGAACTGGCCACGGATCTGCACGCGCTGGCGTTGCTCACGCACGAAGCTCGCGAAGATCAAGGTCAGATAGACCGCGGTGGTCGACAGCAGCGGATAGGTGAAGTCTATGAGATAGCGGTATTGCGTGTAGAAGAACCAGGACACCCCAACCAGGATGGCGGCGAAGGCCGCACCGGCGAGCACCAGACGCACGGGACCGAGATTCGGCGTGAAGATGATGACGAGCAGCCCTATGACCAGCGCCGCGATCAGCTCGATGCCGAGCGCGTAGTTCGGCTGCGAGATCACCGCGCCGCTGAGCACGCTCTCCAGCACCTGGGCATGGATCTCGACACCCGGCATGGTCGCGGATACCGGCGTGGTCTTGATGTCGTTGAGCCCGGCCGCGGAGGTCCCGACCAGCACAAGCTTGCCGGCGAACTTGCTCGGTGACACGCTGTTGTCGAGCACGTCGGCCGCGGAGACGTAGATCGAGGGATCCCGGCGGGCGTAGTGCACCCAGAACTGGCCGTTCTTGTCGGTGGGGATCTCGACGCCCTTGAGGCGCACGGCCCGCACGCCGGTCTTGTCGGTCCTGACGAGCAGCGTCGGCGTGCCCGTGACCACGCGCAGGATCTCGAGGCTGAGCGACGGCATGATGTTGCCCTGGGCCCGCATGACCATCGGCACGCGGCGGATGAACCCATCGCGCTCTTTCCTGATCGAGAACAGGCCGCGGCCGGCAGCGACCTTCTCTATGTCCGGCACGTTGCGCAGCAAGCCTGGAAATTCGAACAGGAAGCGTTCGGCGCCCTCCTCCCCCACCGTCGCCACGCCGGTGAACGGAAGCGATTTATCGAGTTCGGACAAGACGGCCGGAAGCCCGGTTTCGCCCAGCACCACGCGCGAGCGCTTGATCGCCTCGGCGAGGATCTGGTCGTTGGTCGGCAGTTCGCGCAGCTTGGCGCGGGTGGCATCGTCGAGATGGCGCATCTGGCTCGCGACCAGATCCGGGTTGAGCCGATCGGGCTCGGAGAAGACCACGTCGAAGCCGATCGCGGCGGCGCCGTTACTGGTCAGGTTCTGGATCAAATCGGCGATCCGCGTGCGCGGCCACGGCCATTGCCCGAGCTTGGCGAGGCTCTTGTCGTCGATGTCGACGATGACGACAGGCCGCGCCGCCTTGTGCCTGGGGTCGATCAGCTGGAACATGTCGAAGGTGCGCAGCCGCAATTCCTGGATCGGCGGCGGATCCCACAGGCGCGCGCCGGCGAACAGCACCAGCAGCGCGAGGCACATCAGCCGCGCGAAGCCGAACTTGCGCGCAAACCACCGCCGCAGGATTTTGAGACGTTTCATGCCAGTCAGACTTCCTGCCCCGGATCATGCCGGGCGCAGCGATCATGGAGCGTCGGCGCGCGATTAGCTATTCCCGAGTGCTGAGGATCATGGATTTTTTGCCGCGGTTACAGGCCAGCCGGCGGCCACCGCATTCACTAGGCGCCATGAGTGCCGAAGATGAAATCGCTGGATTGGAGATTTGCGAGCGCGACACCCTTGAGCAGGATCGTCTCGTGGCTATCCAGCGTGAGCAGCGTGCCGCCATCCTGCGCGGTGGTCGGGGTAAGGTCGCTCAAAGAGCTGATGCCGCTGAAATGCCGCAGGTCGATCTTGTCGAGACCGAACTCGAAATCGTCGACGGTGTGTTGGACCGTATCCTGCGACGATGCTGGCGCAAACACGAACTGGTCCTTGCCGCCGCCTCCGATGAGCGTGTCGCTCGACTCGGTCGCGAAAATGACGTCCTTGCCGGCGGTGCCTTGCAGGGTCATGCCCTGGCTCTCGGCTCCTTCGACGAAGATGAAGTTCACGGTGTCAGAACGACCGGCCGAGTCGGCAACGGTCAGCGTGATCTGTTCGATTCCGGGCAGCTCCGCCTCGGGATCGGCGCCGATCGGATCGTAGACGATGCCCGCGCCCTCTGCGAGGCCCGTGTTGATCTGGGCGAGCGTACCGGTCGTCGGATAGACACTGGCGAGGCTGACATCCGGATGCGCGGTCGACAGCGTGACGGTGAAAGTGTCCGTCGCGGCACCGGGATCGGTGTCAGTAATCTCGAGATCGGTGATGATCTCGTTGCTGTTCTCGATGATGTGCTCGACCTGGAAGCTCTCGGTGTTGATGACCGGGCCGCCGGCGTCATCGGCCCCAGTCACGTCCACCGTGAGCGTTGCCGTGTCGGTCGCACCATGGATGTCCGTGGTCAGGACCGTGAACGTGTCGACATACGATCCGGCCGCCAGCGCGTTGATCGCCGCATCGTTCGGAACGTAGCTATAACTGCCGTCGGAGTTGACCGTCAGCGTCCCGTACAGGCCCGCGACGGTCGTCGCCGCGTGGTGATCTGCATTGAGGACGGCGTAGGTCAACGTCGCCGTCTCGCCGCTGTCGACGTCGGTCCCGGACAATTGCCCGGTGATATCGGAGAAGGTGTCGGCCGCGGCGGTGTCCGTGAGCGGACCGATGTGGAGATCGGACAGGGTCGGCGCGTCGTTCGTGCCGGCGATGTTGATGGTGACGACCGCACCCGTGCCAGCGCCGTGGCTATCCGAGGGAACGATGGTGTACTGCAGCGACAGCGTCTGGCCGGCGGCGAGAAAATCGAGAGCCTGGCCGGCCGAATTGAACTGCCAGGCAAACTGGGCGTGGGTCGACGTTCCGTCGAGAATGTCGCCGGAGGGGACGGTGAGATAGTTCAGGAGATCGGCATGCGACAGCCCACCGACGCTGCCCGTTTGCAACACGTTGTCGAGTTTGACCTGCACCTGGCTGACCGCCACCGTGACGTGATCGGTCGCGTCGACATCGGAGACCGCCAGCACGCCGTGCGAGACCTGGCCGGCATTGGTCTCCATCAGATCGGCAAATGCGCCGCCAGGCCCGGAGGTCCCGCTCGCCCAGTCCGCATCACCCTCGATGGAGAGACTCTGGGCGGAGTTGACTGCATTGGCGGCAATGGATCCGCTGCCGTCGGCCAGCTGATAATAGCCGGCAAGGTTCGCTTCGTTGCCGGTGAGCGCGGTGAAGTCGAGCGATCGTATCTGCGCCTGCGAGAGTGCGGTGGTCCAGACGCTGACATCGGCGATCGAGCCGGTGAAGCCTTGCGCCCCGAAGCCCGGGGCAAATCTGTCGCTCGCCGCCCCGATCATCATGTAGGACGGATCGCCGCCGTATCCGATCGAGTTCACGCCTCCGCTGTGGGAATAAACGGCGTTCCCATCGACGTAAAGCGTGAAGATGCCGTCGTCGCGCGTCAAGGCGAGGTTATGCCATTCCCCTGCAGTGAGCGCGAAGCCGGTATCCTGGATCTCGACGCCTCCCTCGAGAATCGCCAACTCCAGTTTGCCGCTGATGACGGTGCCCATGAGACCGAAACCGGCGGTCGAGGTATTGCCATTGTAGAACAAGACCTGGCTGGCGGACGCAGCATCTCCGTTCCAGTTCACCCAGCCGTCCAGCGTCACGTCGTCGGTGGCGACCGTCGGCACGTCGCCGACCGCGATGGTCGCACCATCGAAGTTCATGTAGTCTGACGTGACATAGGACACCGCAGGCGCATCGTTGGTGCCGGTGATGGTGACGGTGACGTCTTGCGAGATTTGCGCGCCGTGATTGTCGGTGAACGTGACGGTGTAGACCTGGGTTATGGTCTGTCCTTCCGCCAGCGACTGCAGCACGGGATCGCTGTTGTCGAGCGTGAAGTGCCAGTCGAGCGTCGCGCCGTTACTGGTGTCGGCGTTGGATTCGGACACCGCGCCGATCGAGAAAGTGCCGATATGCGAGCCGGTCCCGAAGCCCGGCAGATCCGTGCTGACGGACGAAGACTTGAACGACCACTGCGCCGTGTGGGTGTCGATCAGGTCGACGTCCTGGATCGCCAGCGTGCCGCAGGTGGTCAGCAAGCTGCCGTCATCCTCGGTGACCTCGCCTTTCGCCGCGCAGGCATCGCTCGTGATCGTCGGCGCGTCGTTGGCGCCGTTGATCGTGACGGTCACGTTCTGCGAGACCTGCGCGCCGTGATTGTCGGTGAAGGTGACGGTGTAAACCTGGGTGATGGTCTGGCCCTCGGCCAGCGACTGCAGCACCGCGTTGTTGTTGCTAAGGCTGAAGTGCCAGCCCAGCGTCGCGCCGTTGTTGGTATCGGTGCTGGATTCGAGCACCGACGGATCGATCGTGAACGTGCCAATATTCGCGTTGGCGCCGAACCCCGGCAGAGCTGAACTGACGGACGACGAGGTGAACACCGCCTGCGCGGTGTGGGTGTCGATCAGGTCGAGATCCTGGATCGCAAGCGTGCCCTCGATCGACAGCGTCGCGCCGGAATCCTCTGTGACGCTCCCCTTTGCAGCGTCGGCATCGCTCGTGATGGTCGGCGCGTCGTTGGCGCCGGTGATCGTGACTGTGACGTCCCGGGTCACCGTCCCACCGTGATGGTCGTCGACGGTCACGCTATAGACCTGCGTGATGGTCTGGCCTTTGGCCAGCGACTGCAGCACCGGATCGTTGTCGTTGAGCGTGAAGGTCCAGCCCACCGATCCGCGCGTGCTGACGCCGGGGCTCTCGCTCACCGCCGCCAGCGCGAAAGTGCCGATATGCGAGGTGCCGTTGCCGAAGCCGGGCAGATGCGCGTTCGAGGTCGTCGACTTCAGGACGTAGCTCGCAGTGTGCGTATCCGTGAGGTCGGGATCGTTGAAGGAAACCGTGCCGTTCGCCGTCAGGGTTGCCGCCGAATCCTCCGTCACAGCGCCCGTCGGCGTCGTCGAGTCCTCGACGATCGTCGGCACGTCGTTGGTGCCCTCAACGTTGACGTCCGCGCCATCAATGGACACCGTGAGCGGCGTGCTGACGACACCGCCGTGGCCATCATCGACCTGCACCACGTAATTGAGAATCAGCTTCTCGCCTTTGCCGAGGAAATCGAACAGATGGTCGGGAACGCTATAGGTCCAGGTGGCCGTGCCGTTGTTGCCGTTTCCGGCGCCCTGAACCACGGTCAGCGGCACCTCGACGGCGGCGATCGCGGCGCGTTGCTCCGGCGTCAGGAACACGGTGACATCGGTGCCTTCGGCATCGAGATATTTGAACGGCTGGGCGGTCGAGAGCGCCGCGCTCACGATCGGCCGGTCGGTCAGATCGACGTCGGTGAAGGTGACCGTGCCCGTGATGACGTCCAGCGCCTCGTTACCGGTCCCGACCTGCTCGATGACGGTGCCACCTGACGTCGCAACGGTAGGCTTGTCGTTCGTTCCCGTGATCGTGATGGTGATGGGAATGAACTTGCTCTCGGGGTTCACCGTGAAATTGGTGTCGACGCGAACCATGTAGGTCAGCGTCAGCGTCTCGCCGGCCGCGAGGAAGTCGAAGACCTTGTCCGGGATCGTATAGGTCCAGACCGCCGAGCCGCTGTTGTTGTTGCCGGGATCGGGGACGACGCCGATCTGGATCTGCGTCGCCGCGATGGCCTGCTTCTGGAGCACGGAGAGCGAGCCGGTGACGTCCTGCTGGCCGGCATTCTTGTAGATGTAGTTCGGCGCCTCGGCGAGGCTAATGCTCACCGTCGGCCGGTCGCCGAGATTCTGATCGATGAAGGTGATCCGGCCGAAGACCGTGTCGGGCGTCGTCGCGCCCGTCGTGTCGGCGCGCTCGGTCAGTGCGAACGCCGTCTTCACGTTGCCGCCGGAATCGAGGCTCTGCACCAGCGGCTGGCCGGGAATACGGGTGACGAGCGGCGGGGGAGTGCTCGGCCCCTCCTGCCCTTGCGTATTGAGGTTGACGAATGTCGCGGTTGCGACGGCGCCGAATGCCGACTTGAACACCACGTCCAGGCTCATCGGCGTAAGCGTGTCGGTGAAGTTCGTGGTCAGCTTGGTGTTGGTGTTGTCGCTGAACTTCAGCGTGAACACGTCCGTGATCAGCTTCTGCACATCCGGCGACATCAGCGCATTGGAGATCGAGACGTTGCCGCCGCTGATCTGGATCATTTGACCGGCCTGGTTGACCGTCGCGATCGGCAGCAGCGTGACCTTGTCGAACAGGATGTAGGAGCCCGTCGTGCCGTTCGGCTCGACCAGCACCTGGAAGCTGGCCTGCGGCTGGGGATCGCCGCCCCCGGCCGGGACGACGAAATTGATCTGGGTCAGCACCGCCGTGCCGCGGATGCCCATGGTTGCGACCGGCGTGTCGATCTTCATGTCGCCGTGCTTGGCGGTCTCGCCGGCGACGAAGGTGATGGTGCCGGCGACCAGGCTCAGCAGCGAGGAGTTGCTCGACCCGTTGGGGTCGTAGACCATCTCGTTCAGCACCATCCGCGCATTCGAGGACAGGCCGAACACGGTGCCATCGATGAAGGTGATGCCGAGCGTTGAATCGGCACCGGTCGAGACGACGTCGCCCTTCTCGACGTTGTCGCCGTTGTTCAGGATGACCGAGACGCCGTTACGGATCGCTGTCGCGCTGCCGACCAGCTTGGTGACGTGGCCGATGACCTGGGCCGCGGCAGGGCCGGGCGCGGCCTGCGCATATTGCACATGGCCGGTGAGCGCGTTGACGATGTCGCCGGTGAGGTGGGCGCCGTCCGGCGAGGCGATGGCCGGGCGCTTGTCGCCTCTAAAATAATCGTGAACGACGAACTCGCGCCCCTCATGGGACAGCACGAGATCGAGGCCCGTGCGCTTGAACTCGCCATTGAAGATCAGGTTGGGGTCGGGAACGACGACCGCACCCTCGGGCACGTGACCATGCGCCTTTGCGATGAACGGCTTGGGTGCAAAAGAATCGACATGGATATCGCCGAGCGAACGGGAACCCTGGCCATCCAAGGGGATCGCGGCGTCAAATTTGCCAGCGTAATTCAACCGCGCACCGTAAAAAGGGTTAAAATCTAAGTAAGTATCTACTGCCTAAGCTTGCATAGCATTACCAAGTCCTTAGCGAAACCATCTATTGCTTGTGTGATTCCGCATCACCGAGCCGCCAACAGCGCAATCGGGCCATGTCCTCGTAGAGGAGGCAGGGGAACTCTGGAGGTATTTGCAAGTATAATTGCGGTTATTCGAGCCCACTTTCAGCACCCCACAATATTCCAACGTATAGTTCAGGCAGCGAATACTCGTGTCATCTTTTCTTCGTGGTGCCCCGCAACATACTGCGGCAAATACAGGTCCAAATCTGTGACCTAACTAACAGAAGCCCTGAAAAAGCGGGCCGTTAGCCATAGGAGGCAGATTCGACGGGCGCACAACCAGGACCTGCAAATGGTTCCATTTCGCGGCAGCTGGCAATCTCCTAGCTCCGATTCTTAAAGTTTTACGCAATTTGAGCAGGCGCATTTCAGCCTGTTTCCCGGTTTTGGAACCCCTGCCGAGCGCGTTAAGCAGAACAAAACGGCCAATCCCGCACTATCTCCGCGAAAGCAACAAGGCCCGGCACGTCGAGATCGAGGGGGATCTCGCGAAGCCCGGGAAGGGGATGTCAGATGGAGACCGCTACTCGCTCGCGCGCCTGGCGCGCAATCCTTGTCATGTGCGGATTGATCCTGCTCGGGTCGGCCGCCGAGCTTCGCGCCGGCACGCTGCTGTCGCCGGGCGCCGGCGTCCTCGTGCGCAAATCCGCCGAACCTTTCGGCGTGTTCGCCTTCTCCATCTCCGTCGGCAATTTGCGGCAGAAATGGCTGGCGCTGAAGGACAAGCTCGACGACGACATGGTGCAACTCGCGCTGTGCGACGGCGACCGGGACAATTGCGCATCGCCTGCGGCCCTGAAGCTGCTCGCCATCGTCGACCAGGTCCGCGGCCGCGACGGCCGTGCGCGCCTCGGCGAAGCCAACCGCGCGATCAACCTCGCGATCCAGGCCGCCGATGACGGCACCGACGACGTCTGGAGTTCGCCGCTTGCGACCTTCCAGCGCGGCGCCGGCGATTGCGAGGACTATGCCATTGCCAAGCTCGCCGCACTGAGGCTCGCCGGCGTTGCCGCCGAGGACCTCCGCATCGTCGTGGTGCGCGACGTCAGGGCCGGCGAAGCGCATGCGGTGGCCGCCGCACGGCTCGACGGCCACTGGCTGATGCTCGACAATCGCCGCATGGCGATGGTCGAGGACGAGGCTGCACAGATCTACCGGCCGCTGTTCGTGCTTCACCAGTCGGCCGTTCTGAAATATGTCGACGAACCGATCCGGGTCTCGATCGCCGCCGAGTCGCGTTGATTGCGGCTCTCGCGTCGCCTGCCCCGCCATAAAGCCATTTCGTTGCACGATCCGGACGGCTAGAGCATTATCGGTTCTGATTGAATCAGAACCGAAGCTCTAGATTCTTGTTTTGACGCGTTTTCTTTACGCGAACCGGTATCCACTTCGCTCGAAAACGCTCTAGCATGGCCGCGGCCACGCTGAGGGACGAAGAGAATGCGGTTCATCGTGCTGACTGTGCTTGCGCTGCTGGCGTTGCCGACGGCGCCTGGCTCCGCGCAATCCGACCGCTCCATCGCCGACAGGCTGCCGCTGTTCGCCAAGAACAACTGCCAGCAGATTCGCGATCCCGGCAATCAGCTGTTCTGCGGCGATACCGAGCTGGCTGCCGCCGCCGAGAAGCTGAGCACGGCGGTCGAGGCGCGGCTCGCCCGCCTGCCCGATCGCCTGCCCGCCATTGAGGAGAATGCGATCTGGATCCGCCAGCGCAACCTCGGTTGCGGCATCGTCGGCCAGACAGCGATCCGCGCCGACGAGTTCGACCGGGTGAAGGCGTGCCTGCTCAAGGTGACCGAGGAGCGCACCGCGATCGTGCGTGATCCGGATTTCGACTGTCTCGCGGCCAACACCGCGGCCGGCGCGCTGATCTGCGCGGATCCTGCGCTGGCGGTCGCCGAGACCGAGCTCAACGGCCTGGTGCTCGGCCTGATCGGCAAGCTGGACCCGACCGCCGCGCGCTTTGCCTTCGCCGAATACGGCAGGTGGACGCGAGAGCGCGACCGCAAATGCAATCTCGTCGGCAAGGAGAACGTGCCGCTCCAGGAATTGGAGACTGCGGAAGACTGTCTTGCCGACCATCTGAAGCGTAGGACCGACGAGATTCGTGCGGCGAAGGGCGATCCCAAGAAGGTGTTCGGCCGGCAGGTCGCAGCCCGCTCACCCGACACCGACGCGGTCGACTTCTGCGCCGCGCGCATCCACGCGGCCAATTCCTGCGGCAACTTCCTGCGCATCAACCGCGTCTACGCACTCGACAGTCATGTGACCGACCAGGAGGCGCAGGTCACGGGCGAGATCGAGATGGTCGTGCTGGCGCCCTTCACCATGTGCAGCAAGGTCGCCTCCACCTGCACCGGCACCTGCTGGGACGGCAGGACCGGCCGTCCGCAGCCGGGAGCCGGAAACAAGGAGCGTTCCGCAGAAGCCTTCAACGTCACGCGGCGCCTGCGGATCCAGCGGAATTTTGCCTTCGTGAAAGCCGCCGACGGCTGGCGCTGCCGCGAGGACGAGCTGGCTCCGGTGAATTCGGGTACGGCAGGCGGGGGATCGTGAAACGCTTTCTCCGCTGGCGGGCTCGCATTGAGCTTTCACTATCCCCTGGAGGGGGAGGGCTATCGCATTTGTTACAAGAGGTCGTCATGCCCGGGCTTGTCCCGGGCATCCACGTTCTTTGTGCTGCGTAGTAAGACGTCATGGCCGGAACAAGCCCGGCCATGACGATGAGAAGGCTCTCGAACCCCAAGTGCGAAGCGAAGCATCAGAACATCAGATTGTCCTTCACGAGCACCCAGCGGCCGCCCTTGACCTGCTGCACCTGGGTGATGGTGTTGGCGAGGTGGTCGGTCTTGGAGAACTTGGTCGGCGGCGAGTTGAAGATGTCGAGGAACTTCTCGCCCGACTCCAGCGAGTCCAG comes from Bradyrhizobium sp. CCGE-LA001 and encodes:
- a CDS encoding CHASE2 domain-containing protein, with the protein product MKRLKILRRWFARKFGFARLMCLALLVLFAGARLWDPPPIQELRLRTFDMFQLIDPRHKAARPVVIVDIDDKSLAKLGQWPWPRTRIADLIQNLTSNGAAAIGFDVVFSEPDRLNPDLVASQMRHLDDATRAKLRELPTNDQILAEAIKRSRVVLGETGLPAVLSELDKSLPFTGVATVGEEGAERFLFEFPGLLRNVPDIEKVAAGRGLFSIRKERDGFIRRVPMVMRAQGNIMPSLSLEILRVVTGTPTLLVRTDKTGVRAVRLKGVEIPTDKNGQFWVHYARRDPSIYVSAADVLDNSVSPSKFAGKLVLVGTSAAGLNDIKTTPVSATMPGVEIHAQVLESVLSGAVISQPNYALGIELIAALVIGLLVIIFTPNLGPVRLVLAGAAFAAILVGVSWFFYTQYRYLIDFTYPLLSTTAVYLTLIFASFVREQRQRVQIRGQFAQYMSPVLVEQLVQSPEKLVLGGEEREMTIMFSDVRGFTTISESYKHDPQGLIELMNRFLTPLTDVIIEQKGYIDKYMGDAIMAFWNAPLDDNKHEVNACEAAIQMLEQIDTVNKEREQEAADGGHVYIPLNVGIGLNTGIGVVGNMGSDLKKNYSVLGDSVNLASRLEGQTKEYGFPIIVGSRTALAAKDKFAILELDFIMVKGKSEPEVIYAIAGREDVMHSGAFQRLRNITIEMLGCYRSRDWQGALDAIERGRKSEDADTLEKLFRLYEKRIKDFQVDPPPEGWTGAYALLTK
- a CDS encoding VCBS domain-containing protein produces the protein MDGQGSRSLGDIHVDSFAPKPFIAKAHGHVPEGAVVVPDPNLIFNGEFKRTGLDLVLSHEGREFVVHDYFRGDKRPAIASPDGAHLTGDIVNALTGHVQYAQAAPGPAAAQVIGHVTKLVGSATAIRNGVSVILNNGDNVEKGDVVSTGADSTLGITFIDGTVFGLSSNARMVLNEMVYDPNGSSNSSLLSLVAGTITFVAGETAKHGDMKIDTPVATMGIRGTAVLTQINFVVPAGGGDPQPQASFQVLVEPNGTTGSYILFDKVTLLPIATVNQAGQMIQISGGNVSISNALMSPDVQKLITDVFTLKFSDNTNTKLTTNFTDTLTPMSLDVVFKSAFGAVATATFVNLNTQGQEGPSTPPPLVTRIPGQPLVQSLDSGGNVKTAFALTERADTTGATTPDTVFGRITFIDQNLGDRPTVSISLAEAPNYIYKNAGQQDVTGSLSVLQKQAIAATQIQIGVVPDPGNNNSGSAVWTYTIPDKVFDFLAAGETLTLTYMVRVDTNFTVNPESKFIPITITITGTNDKPTVATSGGTVIEQVGTGNEALDVITGTVTFTDVDLTDRPIVSAALSTAQPFKYLDAEGTDVTVFLTPEQRAAIAAVEVPLTVVQGAGNGNNGTATWTYSVPDHLFDFLGKGEKLILNYVVQVDDGHGGVVSTPLTVSIDGADVNVEGTNDVPTIVEDSTTPTGAVTEDSAATLTANGTVSFNDPDLTDTHTASYVLKSTTSNAHLPGFGNGTSHIGTFALAAVSESPGVSTRGSVGWTFTLNDNDPVLQSLAKGQTITQVYSVTVDDHHGGTVTRDVTVTITGANDAPTITSDADAAKGSVTEDSGATLSIEGTLAIQDLDLIDTHTAQAVFTSSSVSSALPGFGANANIGTFTIDPSVLESSTDTNNGATLGWHFSLSNNNAVLQSLAEGQTITQVYTVTFTDNHGAQVSQNVTVTINGANDAPTITSDACAAKGEVTEDDGSLLTTCGTLAIQDVDLIDTHTAQWSFKSSSVSTDLPGFGTGSHIGTFSIGAVSESNADTSNGATLDWHFTLDNSDPVLQSLAEGQTITQVYTVTFTDNHGAQISQDVTVTITGTNDAPAVSYVTSDYMNFDGATIAVGDVPTVATDDVTLDGWVNWNGDAASASQVLFYNGNTSTAGFGLMGTVISGKLELAILEGGVEIQDTGFALTAGEWHNLALTRDDGIFTLYVDGNAVYSHSGGVNSIGYGGDPSYMMIGAASDRFAPGFGAQGFTGSIADVSVWTTALSQAQIRSLDFTALTGNEANLAGYYQLADGSGSIAANAVNSAQSLSIEGDADWASGTSGPGGAFADLMETNAGQVSHGVLAVSDVDATDHVTVAVSQVQVKLDNVLQTGSVGGLSHADLLNYLTVPSGDILDGTSTHAQFAWQFNSAGQALDFLAAGQTLSLQYTIVPSDSHGAGTGAVVTINIAGTNDAPTLSDLHIGPLTDTAAADTFSDITGQLSGTDVDSGETATLTYAVLNADHHAATTVAGLYGTLTVNSDGSYSYVPNDAAINALAAGSYVDTFTVLTTDIHGATDTATLTVDVTGADDAGGPVINTESFQVEHIIENSNEIITDLEITDTDPGAATDTFTVTLSTAHPDVSLASVYPTTGTLAQINTGLAEGAGIVYDPIGADPEAELPGIEQITLTVADSAGRSDTVNFIFVEGAESQGMTLQGTAGKDVIFATESSDTLIGGGGKDQFVFAPASSQDTVQHTVDDFEFGLDKIDLRHFSGISSLSDLTPTTAQDGGTLLTLDSHETILLKGVALANLQSSDFIFGTHGA
- a CDS encoding transglutaminase-like cysteine peptidase, which produces METATRSRAWRAILVMCGLILLGSAAELRAGTLLSPGAGVLVRKSAEPFGVFAFSISVGNLRQKWLALKDKLDDDMVQLALCDGDRDNCASPAALKLLAIVDQVRGRDGRARLGEANRAINLAIQAADDGTDDVWSSPLATFQRGAGDCEDYAIAKLAALRLAGVAAEDLRIVVVRDVRAGEAHAVAAARLDGHWLMLDNRRMAMVEDEAAQIYRPLFVLHQSAVLKYVDEPIRVSIAAESR
- a CDS encoding lysozyme inhibitor LprI family protein, with translation MRFIVLTVLALLALPTAPGSAQSDRSIADRLPLFAKNNCQQIRDPGNQLFCGDTELAAAAEKLSTAVEARLARLPDRLPAIEENAIWIRQRNLGCGIVGQTAIRADEFDRVKACLLKVTEERTAIVRDPDFDCLAANTAAGALICADPALAVAETELNGLVLGLIGKLDPTAARFAFAEYGRWTRERDRKCNLVGKENVPLQELETAEDCLADHLKRRTDEIRAAKGDPKKVFGRQVAARSPDTDAVDFCAARIHAANSCGNFLRINRVYALDSHVTDQEAQVTGEIEMVVLAPFTMCSKVASTCTGTCWDGRTGRPQPGAGNKERSAEAFNVTRRLRIQRNFAFVKAADGWRCREDELAPVNSGTAGGGS